One window from the genome of Gemmatimonadota bacterium encodes:
- a CDS encoding acyl-CoA desaturase has translation MDTAVNPAAIETEHRIDWLRIIPFALMHLACVAVIWVGWSPAAVATAIGLYLVRMFAITGFYHRYFSHRTFQTSRAAQFVFAVIGASATQRGPLWWAAHHRNHHRFADTAQDVHSPREHGFWWAHVGWITSPVNFPTDFEQVRDLARYPELKFLDRYDLFAPAALALTLWLIGGAQLFVWGFLISTVVLFHGTCVINSLAHTMGTRRYNTADDSRNSFVLALVTLGEGWHNNHHRYPGATRQGFFWWELDVTYYGLRLLEQLGIIHSLHPVPARVLAEV, from the coding sequence GCATCGGATCGACTGGCTTCGCATCATCCCCTTCGCGCTGATGCATCTGGCGTGCGTGGCGGTCATCTGGGTGGGATGGAGTCCTGCGGCGGTTGCGACCGCCATCGGCCTGTATCTCGTGCGGATGTTCGCGATCACGGGCTTTTATCACCGCTACTTTTCGCATCGCACGTTTCAAACCTCACGCGCTGCGCAGTTCGTCTTCGCGGTCATCGGGGCGAGTGCCACGCAGCGAGGACCCCTGTGGTGGGCCGCTCATCATCGCAACCATCACCGATTTGCGGACACGGCGCAGGACGTGCATTCGCCGCGAGAGCACGGGTTCTGGTGGGCGCATGTGGGCTGGATCACGTCGCCAGTCAACTTTCCAACCGACTTTGAGCAAGTGCGTGATCTGGCGCGCTATCCGGAATTAAAATTTCTCGATCGCTACGACCTGTTCGCGCCCGCCGCGTTGGCGCTGACGCTGTGGCTGATCGGTGGCGCGCAGCTGTTTGTCTGGGGGTTTCTCATCAGTACGGTCGTGCTGTTCCACGGAACCTGCGTCATCAATTCATTAGCGCATACGATGGGGACCCGCCGCTACAACACGGCCGATGATAGTCGTAACAGTTTCGTGCTCGCGCTGGTCACACTCGGGGAAGGGTGGCATAACAACCACCACCGCTATCCAGGGGCCACGCGCCAAGGGTTCTTCTGGTGGGAACTCGATGTCACGTATTACGGACTTCGGCTGCTCGAGCAGCTCGGCATCATTCATAGCCTGCACCCGGTGCCCGCCCGGGTGCTCGCGGAGGTTTGA
- a CDS encoding FAD-dependent oxidoreductase: protein MRIAIVGSGVSGLVAAHALHPAHEITVFEADQRVGGHVHTWTIETPAGPVAVDSGFIVFNETNYPHFTKLIRSLGVASQPTDMSFSVRNDRTGLEYNPHSARTLFAQPTNALRPAFWRMLGDVVRFNRESVLALRAGLGNVTLGELLEQGHYHQQFRENYLQPLGSALWSVPRTEVLDMPAEFFIRFFENHGMLSVRTQPKWRVIVGGSNQYVRALIRPFEHRIRLGTPVRTVSRVAGAVLVNGESFDRVVFACHSDQALRLLADPTPDEQAVLGALPYQENTIVLHTDTAVLPRRRAAWGAWNYHVTPEAGARASLTYNMNILQSLRTTETYCVTLNGTESIAPSRVLGRVVYHHPRYTLAGFAAQARRSEISGVGGTHFCGAYWGNGFHEDGVASALAVVNEIGCGQRTT, encoded by the coding sequence ATGCGCATCGCAATTGTTGGGAGTGGGGTGAGCGGACTAGTGGCGGCTCATGCGTTGCACCCAGCACACGAGATCACGGTGTTTGAGGCGGATCAGCGCGTGGGCGGACATGTCCATACGTGGACGATCGAGACGCCGGCGGGACCCGTCGCCGTGGATTCTGGCTTCATCGTCTTCAACGAAACGAACTATCCGCACTTTACGAAACTGATCCGGTCGCTTGGTGTGGCGTCGCAGCCCACCGACATGAGTTTCAGCGTTCGCAACGATCGCACGGGACTCGAATACAATCCCCACAGTGCTCGCACGTTGTTCGCGCAGCCCACGAACGCGTTGCGTCCTGCCTTCTGGCGAATGTTGGGGGACGTCGTGCGCTTCAATCGCGAGTCGGTGCTCGCCTTGCGGGCGGGGCTTGGCAATGTGACGCTTGGGGAATTGCTCGAACAGGGCCACTATCATCAGCAGTTTCGTGAGAACTACCTGCAGCCGCTCGGTTCGGCGCTCTGGTCAGTGCCGCGCACCGAAGTCCTCGACATGCCGGCCGAATTCTTCATTCGGTTCTTTGAGAACCACGGCATGCTCTCCGTGCGCACGCAACCCAAGTGGCGGGTCATCGTGGGCGGATCGAATCAGTATGTGCGCGCACTGATTCGGCCGTTTGAACACCGCATTCGGCTCGGAACTCCCGTGCGGACGGTGTCGCGCGTCGCAGGCGCCGTGCTCGTGAATGGCGAGTCCTTTGACCGCGTCGTGTTCGCATGCCATAGCGATCAAGCGCTTCGTCTCCTCGCCGACCCTACACCGGACGAACAGGCGGTGCTCGGGGCGTTACCGTATCAGGAGAACACGATCGTGCTCCATACCGACACCGCAGTGTTGCCGCGCCGACGGGCGGCATGGGGTGCCTGGAATTATCACGTCACGCCGGAAGCAGGCGCGCGCGCGTCGCTCACGTACAACATGAATATTCTGCAGTCGCTCCGCACCACAGAGACGTATTGCGTCACGTTGAATGGGACGGAGTCCATTGCTCCGAGCCGTGTGCTCGGCCGAGTGGTGTATCACCACCCGCGCTACACGCTTGCAGGCTTTGCCGCGCAGGCTCGCCGCAGCGAGATCAGCGGCGTCGGGGGCACCCACTTTTGTGGCGCGTACTGGGGGAATGGCTTTCACGAAGACGGTGTGGCCAGCGCGTTGGCTGTCGTCAACGAGATCGGCTGCGGACAGCGCACCACGTGA